The sequence CGAGCCGGTGGGCTGCACGGGGACGATCCTGCTGAAACTGCACCGCGAGGCGGGCCTGCCGGTTGAGGCGCTGGACGCCCGGTTGATGCTCAGCGCGATCCTGAGTGACACGCTGCACTTCCGCAGCCCGACCACCACCCAGGAGGACCGCGACGCAGTGGCGTTCCTGGCGCCCGCGGCGGGCATCGAGGACGTCGAGGCGTACGCGCTGGCGATGTTCGCTGCGAAGAGCGACCTGGGGGACACCCCGGCGGACACGCTGCTGCGCATGGACTACAAGGTGTTCCCGTTCGGGGACGTGGTCGCGCCGCACAGCTGGGGCATCGGCGTGATCGAGACCACCAATCCCGGCTACGTGTTCGGGCGTCAGGCGGAACTGCTCGCCGCGATGGATCAGGCCAAGGCGCAGGACGGCTTGAGCGGCGTGCTGCTGAGCGTCGTGGACATCCTGAACGAGACGAACCGCACGCTGGTCCTGAGCGCTACCGAGGAGAAGGTGCTGCGCGAGGCCTTCGGCGCCGACGTGGACGGTCGGGTGGCAGACCTGGGCGGCCGGATCAGCCGCAAGAAGCAGATCGTGCCGACCCTGGAAGGGTACTTCGCGCCGCTGAGCTGAACCCCGCCGACCTGATGGCCCGCTTCCCGCACAGGGGGCGGGCCTCTGGCGTTCCGTCGTCCTATGCTGGGCGGATGACTGATTCTGGTGACCTCTCTGGTGACTTGGCGTGGGTGTTCGCGCGGCAGCGCTTCGGGATGCACCCCGGCCTGGGGCGGGTGGAGGCCCTGCTGTCGCGGCTGGGTGACCCGCAGCGGGCGTTCCGGACGGTGCTGGTGGGCGGCACGAACGGCAAGGGGTCCACGGCGGCGTCCCTGGCGGCCATGCTGCGCGCCGGGGGTGTGCGTACGGGCCTGTTCACCAGCCCGCACCTGACGCGCTTCACCGAGCGGTTTGTGGTGGACGGCACGGAACTCCCGGAGGCGGAGGTCACGGCGGCCCTCGCGGAGCTGCGGCCGCACGCGGAGGAGGTGGGCGCGTCGTTCTTCGAGGTGATCACGGCGCTGGGCGCCGAGCTGTTCCGCGGGGCGGGCGTGGAGGTCGCCGTGATGGAGGTCGGGCTGGGCGGTCGGCTGGACGCCACGAACGCCCTCGATCCGGTCCTGAGCGTCCTGACGAACGTGGGCCTGGATCACACCGAGGTGCTGGGCGATACCCGCGAGGCGATCGCGCGGGAGAAGGCGGGCATCCTGCGCGCGGGGCGTCCGGCGGTGACGGGCGTGGCGGCGGACCTCCGGCTCATCCTGCGTGCCGAGGGCGCGGACCTGTGGGCGCTGGGCGAGGAGGCGCACCTGAGCGTGCAGGGGCGCGGCTGGGACGGCTCGGACGTCACGGTGGGCAGCCCGGCGGGCACGGTCACGCTGCGTACGCCGCTGCTGGGCGCGCACGGCGCGGCGAACGCGGGACTGGCGGCGCTGGCCGCCCTGCGCCTGGGCCTGAGTCCCGAGGCGGTGCAGGCGGGCGCGCAGGCGACGCAGTGGCCGGGTCGTTTGGAGGTCATCCCCTGGCGGGGCACGCGAGTGCTGCTGGACGGCGCGCACAACCCGGACGGCGCGCAGGCGGTCGCGGCGGCCCTGCAGAGCCTGGGCGTGGACCGCCTGCCGCTGGTGTTCGGCGCGGCGGGCGACAAGGACCTCGCGGGGGTCGCGGCGGCCCTGCGGCCCCTGGCGTCCGAGGTGATCCTCACGCGGGCCGCGCTGAGTCCCCGCGCAGCGGACCCGGCTGGTCTGGCCCACCTCTTCCCGGAGGTGCCGCTGACCGTTACGGACAGCCCCCAGGCGGCGCTGGCGGCCCTGGGGGACCGGCGTGCTCCGCAGGCGCTGGTGTGCGGCAGCCTGTACCTGCTGGGTGAGGTCCGCCCCCTGCTGCTGGGTCAGGCGGCCGAGGACCGCGAGCGCTGGCAGTGACCCCCTGCGTGCCTCCGCCAGATGGCGGATCGGCCCGCTCGGAGCGCTACCCTGAGAGGTGATGACCACCTTCGATGAACTGAGCCGCCGCCTGGGTCAGGTGAGCGATCTGGGCGCCGCCGCGAGCCTGCTGTCCTGGGAGCAGGAGACCTTCATGCCGCCCGAGGCGGCCCGCGTGCGCGGCCTGCAACTCGCGACCCTGGCGGGCCTCTCGCACGAGCTGTTCACCGCTCCCGAGACCGGCGCTCTGCTGGACTGCGCGCAGCCCGACGGCGACACGCAGGCGGCGATCGTGCGGGTCGCGCGGCGCGACTACGCGAAGGCCACGCGCCTCCCCACATCGTTCGTGGAGGACCGTACCCGCGCGCAGAACGAGGCGCACCACGCCTGGATTCACGCCCGCCAGCACAGCGACTTCGCCGGTTTTGCGCCGTACCTGGAACGCATGATGGACCTCGCGCGCCGTCAGGCCGACCTGATGGGCTTCGACGAGCACCCCTACGACGCCCTGATCGACGACTACGAGCCCGGCATGCGCGCCGCGCAGGTCAGGGCGGTATTCGCGGACCTGCGGGACCGCACGCTGCCGCTGCTGGAGCGGATCCGCGCCGCCGGGGACGCCGCCGACTACCGCGTCCTGACCCGCCCGTTCCCCGCCGAGGCGCAGAAGGCCTTCGCGTGGCGCGTGGCGGGCGAGGCGTTCGGCCTGAATGGCGACTTCGCCCGGCAGGACGAGAGTGCGCACCCGTTCCAGTCGAACTTCAGCCGCAGCGACATCCGCATCACGACCCGCGTCGAGGAGTACTGGCCTGCGTGCCTGTTCGGCACGTGGCACGAGGCCGGGCACGCCATGTACGAGCGCGGCGTGCACGAACGGTGGGAGCGCACCCCGGTGTCTGCCGGGGCGAGCCTGGGCGTGCACGAGAGCCAGTCGCGGATGTTCGAGAACCTGCTGGGCCGCAGCCTGCCGTTCTGGCAGCGCTACTTCCCGCAGCTGCAGGAGGCCGCGCCGCAGGTCACGGCGGGCCTGGACGCGGCGGCGCTGTACCGCGCGGTGAACCGAGTGAACCCCAGCCTGATCCGCGTGGAGGCGGACGAGGTCACGTACAACTTCCACATCATGCTGCGCTTCGAGCTGGAACTCGCGCTGCTGGAGGGCTCTCTGAGTGTCCGCGACCTGCCCGAGGCGTGGAACGCGAAGATGCAGGCGTACCTGGGCCTCACGCCGCCGGACGACGCGTCGGGCGTGCTGCAGGACATCCACTGGTCGGCGGGATTGATCGGGTACTTCCCGACGTACACGCTGGGGAACCTCCTGAGCGTGCAGCTGCTGGAGGCCGCCCGCCAGGACGCCGGGGTCGCGGCGGGCATCGACCGCGCCGAGTACGGCCCACTGCGCGCGTGGCTGGTCGAGCAGGTGCACCAGCACGGCCGCAGCCTGACGCCCGCCGAGCTGACCGTGCAGGCCACCGGCCGGCCCCTGAATGCCGACCCGTACGTGGCGTACCTGACGCGCAAGTACGGCGAGATCTACAACCTGAACTGAAGGGAAAAGAGGGCGCCCCGACCAGTCAACGGTCGGGGCGCCCTCTGCGGTGCTGGCGCTGCAGTGCTGGCTTACACGGCCTGGCGGCGCTGGGCGTTCGTGACGAGGTACGCGCGGGCGGAGTTCAGCCACGTCTGCGCGAGGTCGCTGTGGGGGTGCTGGCGTTCACGCAGCGCCTGGACGCTGAGGTTCAGCTGGCGTTCGACGCGGCGGACGGCGCCCAGGCCGCCCTCGTTCTCGACCTCAATCAGGGTGTTCAGGAGGGTGGTGGGGTGGGCGTAGCCGACGCGGATGCTTTCAGCGATGGTGTCCAGGGCGCGCATGGGGGGACTCCTTCCCGCCCACGGTGGGCGGCGAGGCGAGCAGGGTGAAATTCTGCTGTGGGCGAATCCTTCTTGTGATTACGATCTTAGCAGAGGGGATCGTGAAGGGCAAGAAGGGTTAATCCTTATTCTGTCTTGACCGTAGCGGGGGGTGGTGTTACACTCCAACCAAGGCTCCCGTATTCTGCCCACAGGCAAACCCTGGGGCAGCCGGACGGAACCCCAGGCGGCACGCGCCCCCCAGCCCCCAGCGGGCCGGTCCAGGCGTGAGGCCACGCCGCAGCCGAGGAGGTGAAACATGAAACTGCACGAAAGACTCCGCGAACTGCGCAGCGAACGCGGGCTGCGGCTCAAGGACGTCGCCGAGACCGCCGGGATCAGCGTCCCGTACCTCAGCGACCTCGAGCGCGGCCGCACCAACCCCAGCCTGGAAACCCTCCAGACCCTGGCCGGCGCGTACGCCATCACCGTTCACGACCTGCTCGAAGGGGTCGAGTTCTACGGTGCGTCCACCGAGGGCGCGCTGCCCAAGGGCCTCGCCGACCTGGTCGCCGATCCCACCCTGGGCCCGCAGATCACGCCTGACTGGGTCCGTACCCTGTCCCGCATCGAACTGCGCGGCAAACGTCCCCGCGACAAGGGCGACTGGTACGAGATCTACCTGCACCTCAAACGCATCCTGAACTGACGTTCAGTGCCAATAAACCCCCACCTGCACGGGTGGGGGCTTCTTGTGGTCCAGTCAGCTTGTGATCCGGTCAGGCCGCCTGCGGTTCCAGTGGAACTTCAGTCGGGCTGACCGTGCGGCTCAGCAGCAGCGTGCCCGCGCCCCAGGTGCCGCCTACCACCGCCAGCGCGAACGCCAGTGGCGGCAGACTCAGGCTGGCGGCCACGGCGCTCAGGCCCACCATGGCCCCCACCGCGTCCGGGACGGGCAGTCCCGCCCGATACGCCAGCGCGCGGCCCGCGTCGTACGCGCTGACGCTCAGGCCGACCGCGATCAGCAGCACCGCCAGCGCCGCCGCCAGCAGCGCCGGGCCCAGCAGGCCCGCCAGCGCCAGTCCACCCGCTGGGCCCAGCAGCGCCGCCAGGGACAGCACGCCCAGCGCCAGCGTCCGAACCGGCGCGTGCCGCTGCCGCCGCGCGAGCATCGGCGCCAGACCCGACACGAACAGCAGCAGCAGCGCCCCACCCGTCAGACCCACGAACACCTGCGGCCACGCCGCGCCGCCCAGCCAGCCCAGCACGGGGCGGAACGCGGCGGCCGTCACGGCTCCCAGCCCGCTCGGCGCCGGAATCTCGCGGGCGGCACTGTCACCGGGCGCCTGCCCCAGCAGCGCCGTGACGGACCCGCCCACCTGCGCGCCGGTCTCGCGGCGGATGTCGCCCAGCAGGGTCACGACCTGACCCTCCACGCGCGCGTCGGGGGCGAGCAGGACGTTCCCGCCCGCCGCGAGCACGTTGCCCTGCACGGTCCCGCGCACCACCACGTCCCGCCCGAAACTGACGGTGCCGTGCGTGACCACCCCGTACAGCGCCGGGAGGGTCAGCGCCGCGCTGAGCGCGAAGGCCAGCCCCCCGAAGCGCTGCGTGGCCGGCGCGGGCCGCCACGTCACGGCGGCGCTCGTCAACAGCAGCAGCAGCAGGCCCACCCCGGCCAGTGGCGACACCTGCGCCAGCAGCGTCTGCAGCACCAGCGCGCCCGCCGCAAGGTTCGGCCACGCGGTCGACACGGCCAGCGCCGTCAGCGCCACCAGCAGGGACACCACCATGATCAGCGGCGCCGGGTTGCGGGGACGGTTCCCGATCAGCGCCGCCGCCGCGGCCGGTGCCGGTGAGAGCACCTCCGCCGGGGTGAGCCGCACCTGCTGCGCCACGGCCGCCGCCACGCTGCCCGGCATCGCGGGAACCGGCGCCCCCAGCGTGCGGTCCAGGCGCAGGTCCTGCACGACGCTGGCCGCCACTGAACGTGGCAGCGGCGGAGCGGCCAGATGAGCCCCCAGCGAGACCTCCCGCACGGTTGCGGCCGCCACGCTCCGGGGCAGGGGTGGCCGGTCCTGCTGGAGATCACGGTGGAGGCGCACGTCCTGAACGACGGACGCGGCCACACTGCGCGGCAGGGCCGGCAGAGCACCCAGTCGGGCGGTCAGGGCCACCTCCGTGGCGACGTGGGCGGCCACCGTATGGGGCAGGGGAGGGGTGGCCAGCCGGACGGAAAGCCTGATGTCGCTCGCCACGTCGGCCGCCACGCTGCGTGGCGGGACCGGCGTGGTCCGCAGCAGGGCCGACACGCGGGCCAGTCGCTGCCGCTGCGCCTGTACCGCGGCCTGTGGGAAGCCCTGCAGCCGCTCGGCTTCGGCGGGGGTCAGGTCACCGTCCGCCTCGCGGTGCAGCAGCTCCAGCCACGCCCGTCCATCCCCCGATTGAAGAGTCTCCACGCCCATACGGTCCTTCTACGTTCAACCTTCGCCAGAAGTTCCCGCGCCCCCGGACCGGGCCACGTAATCGCCGCTCTTCCCGCCGGACTTCCCGAGCAGGCGCACCCCGGTCACCTCAATGGCCTTGCTGGCCGCCTTGAGCATGTCGTACACGTTCAGCGCCGCGACCGTCACCGCCGTCAGGGCCTCCATCTCAACCCCCGTCGGGGCAGTCGTGCGGACCCGCGCCCACACGTACACGCCCGCGTCCTCCAGCGTCACGCGCACCTCCGCGCCCGACACCGGAATCGGGTGACACAGCGTGATCAGGTCCGACGTGCGCTTGCAGCCCGACAGACCGGCCAGCCGGGCCACGGTCAGCGGATCACCCTTCGGGTTGGTCCCTGCCTCCAGGGCCGAGCGCGCCTCCGGCGGCAGGCGCACCCAGGCTTCCGCCGTCGCCTCACGTGCCGTGGCGACCTTCCCGGAGACGTCCACCATGCGCGGCAGCCCGTCCCGGAAATGCGTCAACTCCGCCACGTCAGTCCCCTGGGCCACCTCAGTCCGCTGTGTCACCTCAGTCCTCTGGGAGCTTTAGGTCCGCCAGCGACGCGAACGGATTCTGCTTGGCATGCAACGAGCCCGACGGGGTGCCCAGCTCATCGTCGATCTCCTCGACCGGCACCTGCGCCATGTGCTCGCACGGCCCCTCGTTCAGATCGTGCCCGCACACCTGACACAGCCCCTTGCAGGCCTCGTCGTGCAGCACACTCAGCGGCGCGTTCAGCAGCGTCGTCTCCGCCAGGTACGCACTCAGGTCCAGGTCCGGATCGCCGAACACCAGCACCTCCTCACCCGACTCCGCCTCCTCCAGGTACGGCTGTTCCGCCGACGGCTCGTAGCGCATCAGGGTGCCCAGCTGCACCTCCATGGGCACTTCCACGTCCCGCAGGCAGCGGGCGCACTCCATGATCAGGACCGGCTCGAACGACCCCTGCAGGTACATCTCAGAACCGCCCAGCGTGTTGACTTCCACCTCGAACGGCGCGGGCGCAGCGAAACGCAGCGTGTGCGTCTCGCCGCCCTGCTCGTACTGGAGGTGATCAAGGTGCCCTTCTGCCTGCGCGTCGTCCAGCGTGGACCGCATCAGCGCACCCAGGTGAATCCGAGGTGAATCCGTCATGCCCCCATCATAGAGCCGCGCCGCTGACAGAACCCTGCCCCGCACCTCAAAACGACCGCATTCGAGGAGCGCCTGCCAGATCAGGCGAGTTCGACGAGGCTGGCGTCACTGATCGTCAGCTTGTGCGTGCGCGGCACCGTTCGCCCACCCCGCACCTGCGCCCGCACCCCGATCAGGCAATCCTGCAACCGCTTGCTGACATTCTCGATACACGCCCCCTCATCGATCACGCTGTGCTCGACCTCCGCTCCCCGCACCACCGAGTTCGCCCCGATACTCGTGAACGGCCCGATGTACGCGTCCTCAATGAGCACGCCCTCACCCAGCATCACCGGCCCCACGATTTTGCTCCGGATCACCCGGGTAGACGCCGGCACCACCACACGACCCGTCAAACGGGACTCACTGACCTCCCCCTGAATGTCGCCCTCCAGCCGCTCCAGCAGCAGGCGATTGGCGTCCAGCAGATCCGCGGGTCGCCCCGTATCCTTCCACCACCCCTGGACGGCCTGCCCCTGCACGGTCAACCCCGCATCAATCAACCGCTGAATGCCGTCCGTGATCTCATACTCCCCCCGCGCCGACGGCGGCATGCCCTCCAGCATGCGGAAGATCTCCGGCGTGAAACAGTACAGCCCCGCCACCGCGAGATTACTGGGGGGATCTTTGGGCTTCTCGACCAGCCGCGTGATCCGCGTACCGTCTAGCTGCGCCACCCCGAACGCTGTGGGATCAGCTACCTCCACCAGAGCAATCAGAGCTGCCGGACGATCCTGCTGAAACGCCTGCACGAAAGGCGCCGCCCCATGCTCGAAGAGATTGTCGCCGAGGTAGACGCAGAAGTCGTCCTGGGCGACCCAGTTGCGGGCGGTGAGGACAGCGTGCCCGAGGCCGAGCTGCTCGTGCTGGTTGATGAGGGTGATTCGCACGCCAGAGAGGTGCTCGACGGCGTGCTGGATTTCGGCGCGGGTGATGTCGGAGACGACGACGCCGATGTCAGTGATGCCCGCGTGCACGAGGGTGTGGATGGCGTGGGCGATGATGGGCTGACCAGCAACGCGTAGGACCGGTTTGGGACGAGTATAGGTCAGTGGCCGTAGGCGTGTGCCCAGACCTGCAGCTGGAATGATTGCTTTCACAGCTCTACTTTATGTCTATCGTGCCTCTCATCTATCTGACCTGACCTTAGGGCACGGGTGGCCCACTGCCAAACGCCAGTAAGAATATGCGGACACTGTTATCATCAGCCGATGCAGCGGCTCAGGGTCATTCAGCAGACAGGTCAGATTTCACGCTATCAGGGTGAAGTCAAATTCTTAGGAGCAAGATGAGCGCAGATGTGATGTTCATCTGGAATGTCCAGGCCATCCTCAGGGCCTTCGAGCAGTATCAGCCCGCGCTGCATGCCCAGCTGTCGGAGGCGATGTTCCTCCACACGCCCCTGCAGCCGCGCATACCGCACGTCTTTCCTCAGCTTCCCAAGATCAGCATCAACTACGCCATTATGGAAAAAGCTAACAACGTAGTGGTTATTTCGGCGGAGTTCGGCTGGGACGACCTGGGTGACTGGAATGCCATGGAACGCCTGCTCAAAGGTGAAGGCGACAACGTCTCCGTCGGTCGGCACGTCGGCATCGATACCGGCGGGGCGATCCTGCACACTAGGAGCGGCGATGACCTGATCGCCACAATCGGCTTGGAAGACGTGGTGGGCATGCGTGCCGGCGACGTCACACTCTTCGTCTGGAAGGATCGCACGCAGGACATCAAGCAGGTCGTCCAACAACTGAAATCCCACCCTGAACTGGAGCGCTTCGCATGACTGACTACCCACAGATGGAGTCGCGCCGCGCGGCTCAGGAACCGCCGGAACCACGGGAACAGGAGATCGAACTCGGTACCCTCTGGAACGGAGTGCGGCGTCGCTTGCCCGTCATCCTGCTGGCAACTGGGATCATCGGTGCTGGTGTTTACGCTCTGTCGCGGGGGCAACCGGACGTATTTGAAGCGACTGCCAGCCTGGTGACAACCGGCAACAGCAGCAATCCCGGCGGGATCCGAGACAGTGTGGTGACAGCCGCTCCCCTACCAGCAGGCGCCCTACAGGAAGCACTAAACGGTCCAGTTGTGCTGGGGCGCATTATTGTTGGCCTGCGCAGCACGGAACGTATCCCTCAGGGCCTCCGCACAGCACTTGCTGAGGATCTGCAACGTGAACTGCAACTGCGGGAGGTCAGCACCCTGCAACTACAGAACCAGTTGGACTTCAATGGTAATGGGATCTATTCGGTCACCGCGCGCGCCGGCAGTCCAGCCGCCGCAAAATTCCTTGCAGATTTGAGTGCTCAGGCTCTGTTGGACTGGGATCGTGGGCGCGCGCTGAGTGGTATCCAGCGAGCGGAACGCAGCCTTAGAGCTCAGTTGGCTGAAGTGGAACGCCAGTTGACCCAGGGTAACCAGAGCGATCTGGAGCGCCAGACGCTGATCTCATCACGTGCCAGCCTTCAGCGCGCCTTGGCACAGGCAGGGATTCAGGCGGAAGGAGCTACTGGCTCGCTTGAACTGGTTTCTCCCGCTGTTGAACCGCTAAAACGTGTGGCGCCGAAACCTACTCGTAATGCGATTTTGGCGGGATTGTTGACCTTGCTTCTGGGCACAGGTCTTGCTGCTCTACGTACAGTGACAGATCGTACGGCCCGCTCTGAAGATGATCTGCTCAGCTTTGGTCTGCCAACACTGGGAAGCGTGCCCAAGCTACGCCGCCGGGATGTGGTCTTCAGTGGTATTGTCCGCGCGGCCCGTCAGGCAGGGCTGTATGAGGCGCTGGGTTTCCTGCGTGTGAATTTGCTGACCCGCCTGGGTACTCCTATGGGTCAGCGCATTATGATCTCCTCTACTGCACCTGGTGAGGGTAAAAGCAGCCTCACTGCCACGCTAGCTGACACTCTAGCCAACAGCGGTCTGCGCGTTCTGATCATTGATGCTGATATGCGCCGCGGTACACAGCAGGACGTCTGGGATAAGTACGAATCGAGCCATAACTGGTTCCAGCTCAGCGGTGAAGGTGGTGCCCGCACACTTCAGGATGCTTTACTTGCTCCGGAGAATGTGCAAGTGATCGAAGCTGAACGAGGCGTTCATGTTCTTCCTGCAGGGCCTGGACTACAGGACAGCATGGGCTTGCTCAACCGCGCTCCTCTGAATGAGATTCTGACCAGCTGGAGCAGAAGCTATGATTTAGTGCTGATCGATAGCCCTCCCATGCTCGCTCTGGCGGATGGTCTAATTCTGGGAAGATATGTGGATCAGGTACTGATCGTTGTCGAGGAAGGTAAGACCAGCCTGAACGCCGTGAAACAGACTTTGCGCCGAGCGCGAAATGCCAGTGTACCCGTGCTGGGGTTTATCCTGAACAAGGTATCCGCCAGCTCTCAGGAAGCTCAGGGCTATGGCTACGGTTACAGTTATGCGCCGCGAAAAAGGGAGGCTTGAAGGATGGGAGTACTGAATCCACCCGGCCTGCAGAGTCGGACGTTGGCTCTACTTTCAGCTGGCAGTAGCTTCCCCCAGGGTGCGGTCCTACTGCTGGGAGATCTATTGAGCCTGCTTGGCATTTACATGCTTTCACGGGTATTTCTGCCGCTGGTGGGCCTCTCTGTTGAGAGTCCTCACTCGACAATAGTCTGGGGAGTCGTGTGGCTGTGTTGGCGTGCCTATCAAGGACTCTATCCTGGTTATGGACGATCTCCGCAGACAGAACTGCGTCTACATGTTACGGGCACAGTACAGGTAGTGGCTGTTCAACTGGCTGCCGGGCTAGCATTGCAGCGTTTTTCTCCAAATGTGACAGGTACATTACTCATTTGGGCATTGTTATTGCTGCTCAGTCTGTTTGTACGGTATGGTCTTCGTTCATTGTTAATCAGTGCCGGCCGTTATGGTCGACCTGTTAGCGTGATCGGAGCTGGACAGACAGCTGCAATGGCTATTCAGCATCTACGTGCTCATCCAGCCTATGGTCTGAACCCGGTTGCAGCGTACGACGATAATCGAGAGCTTCATGGCACGACCCTACAAGGCGTTCCTATTTTGGGTACTATTGAGCAGGCCATTATCGATCCCCATACAGAGCAGGCACTTGTATCTATCCCTGGCGCCCGAGCTGAAACGCAGCAGCGCATTGTGAATGCCACGTACGCTGCATTCCGGCATACTTGGGTCATCCCGGATCTGTTTGGTATTCCCAATCAGGCTTTACAGCCTCATAATATTGGCAGTGTGGCCAGTCTGGAAGTTCGCAATAATCTTCGCAGTGTTCAGGCAAGAACACTGAAACGCACCATTGACTTGCTCGGGTCAGTGCTTGGTGGCTTCTTACTTCTCCCTATTTTACTATTGATTGCTTTAGCGATTAAGCTTGACAGTCCTGGCCCAGCCGTGTATCGAGCCCGTCGTCTGGGTCGTAACGGTGAGCCTTTCGACTGTTTTAAATTCCGTAGTATGCATCGTGATGCGGAAACCAAGCTCAAAAGTGTGCTAGATAGTGATCCTACATTAAAGGCCGAGTTTGAGGCTACACATAAGCTGAAGAATGATCCACGGGTTACCCGCGTA comes from Deinococcus sedimenti and encodes:
- the wbaP gene encoding undecaprenyl-phosphate galactose phosphotransferase WbaP — encoded protein: MGVLNPPGLQSRTLALLSAGSSFPQGAVLLLGDLLSLLGIYMLSRVFLPLVGLSVESPHSTIVWGVVWLCWRAYQGLYPGYGRSPQTELRLHVTGTVQVVAVQLAAGLALQRFSPNVTGTLLIWALLLLLSLFVRYGLRSLLISAGRYGRPVSVIGAGQTAAMAIQHLRAHPAYGLNPVAAYDDNRELHGTTLQGVPILGTIEQAIIDPHTEQALVSIPGARAETQQRIVNATYAAFRHTWVIPDLFGIPNQALQPHNIGSVASLEVRNNLRSVQARTLKRTIDLLGSVLGGFLLLPILLLIALAIKLDSPGPAVYRARRLGRNGEPFDCFKFRSMHRDAETKLKSVLDSDPTLKAEFEATHKLKNDPRVTRVGAFLRKTSLDELPQLANVLLGTMSLVGPRPIVQSEVAKYGEIYAVYKQVRPGMTGYWQANGRSDTSYDERVGMDNFYITNWTPWLDMAILIQTLKVVAMGRGAY